In Limisalsivibrio acetivorans, one genomic interval encodes:
- a CDS encoding STAS domain-containing protein, protein MENAYEVVFFNPTFKNVDGSGGLLMKISMEEFNGFKVMHVAGKVDILTSSEIRAKLSESAKAKVEVLIVDLAKVVYMDSSGLATFLEGLKSMKEYGGVLRLVNIPERIDKVLKLMKLDQVFEIYDSVEEAAR, encoded by the coding sequence ATGGAAAATGCTTACGAGGTTGTTTTCTTTAATCCTACATTCAAGAATGTGGACGGAAGCGGAGGATTGTTGATGAAAATATCTATGGAAGAGTTCAACGGATTTAAGGTTATGCATGTTGCTGGTAAGGTTGATATCCTCACCTCTTCAGAGATCCGTGCCAAGCTCTCCGAATCAGCCAAGGCGAAGGTTGAAGTTCTCATCGTAGATCTTGCCAAGGTTGTTTACATGGATTCATCCGGTCTCGCCACGTTTCTTGAAGGTCTAAAAAGTATGAAAGAATACGGTGGTGTACTTCGTCTTGTCAATATCCCCGAGCGGATCGACAAGGTTCTTAAGCTTATGAAGCTGGATCAGGTATTTGAGATTTATGATTCAGTTGAGGAAGCTGCTCGCTAG
- a CDS encoding IS30 family transposase: protein MSHKHLSIRDREILERLLRQGYSQRKISAILGITQSAVSQEISRNKDCCNRYRAKASHSRALRRRKKTKGGFRKDKGFLLNYVREKLEQHWSPEQISGRLKRDYPCESDKHISFKSIYLWVRKGIDHEYRDVPLRGYHKYFRTHRGRKRTIGIKAGSRSAKTDLPRIEDRPEEGFGVWESDLISGYNKSGYIATFVERSTGFIWAEKLENKSIKEYNRSAIECIRRFGSSKFKSITVDRGKEFYGYKSVGVQFYFCNPMSPNERALNENMNGLLRQYFPKRTSFKDVKSEDVYRAVEEINNRPKKRFGYMTTMEVLDSMGIEM, encoded by the coding sequence ATGAGCCATAAGCATCTTAGCATTAGAGATCGAGAAATACTAGAGCGTCTACTTCGCCAGGGATACTCACAACGTAAAATATCCGCAATATTAGGCATTACACAATCTGCTGTAAGTCAGGAAATCAGTCGTAATAAGGATTGCTGTAACAGATATCGAGCTAAAGCATCCCACTCTCGAGCCTTACGTAGGCGCAAAAAGACTAAGGGCGGATTTCGTAAGGATAAGGGATTTTTGTTAAACTATGTCCGAGAGAAACTAGAACAACACTGGTCACCGGAGCAGATATCCGGTCGTTTAAAGAGAGATTATCCGTGTGAGTCAGATAAACATATATCATTTAAGAGCATATATTTATGGGTACGCAAGGGTATTGACCATGAGTACAGGGATGTTCCCTTACGTGGCTACCACAAGTATTTCAGGACACACCGAGGTCGTAAACGCACTATAGGTATAAAGGCAGGAAGTCGTTCAGCCAAGACAGACCTTCCTCGCATTGAGGACCGTCCAGAAGAGGGTTTTGGAGTATGGGAGAGCGATCTTATAAGTGGTTACAACAAAAGCGGTTATATAGCAACTTTTGTAGAGAGAAGTACTGGTTTTATATGGGCTGAGAAACTTGAGAACAAGTCTATAAAAGAATATAACCGCTCAGCAATAGAGTGTATAAGGCGCTTTGGCAGCTCTAAGTTTAAATCCATAACAGTAGATAGAGGTAAAGAGTTTTACGGTTATAAGTCAGTAGGAGTACAGTTCTATTTCTGCAATCCGATGAGTCCTAATGAAAGAGCACTTAACGAAAACATGAACGGGCTTCTTCGGCAGTATTTTCCGAAGAGAACAAGCTTTAAAGATGTAAAGAGTGAAGATGTATACAGGGCAGTAGAAGAGATCAACAATAGGCCTAAGAAAAGATTTGGGTATATGACAACTATGGAAGTACTTGATAGCATGGGCATAGAGATGTGA
- the recO gene encoding DNA repair protein RecO: MSRLSTRGVIYRLIRYSDDSAIAKVYTEDLGKLKLFVPKAFTKKGGLPAFIPGVIDLYLKENSDLNRYYGFERDPAYYKYISTHDISLRLHLVFEVLDIICQEREKDVRLWKYLLRYTEENYRKVTPYILHHLLQEAGLFFDPYVCSSCGGEGESGHVFDNEFICSNCAGKGIYIKPAVLFYIRSIPKKEIFRNMKITREQEIELIRFFCEYCQSALEQKLKSCRTLLELI; encoded by the coding sequence ATGAGCCGTCTTTCCACCAGAGGGGTTATCTACAGGCTGATCCGCTATTCGGATGATTCCGCCATAGCAAAGGTTTATACAGAGGATTTGGGTAAACTCAAGCTCTTCGTTCCCAAGGCCTTCACCAAAAAAGGGGGCTTGCCCGCTTTTATCCCAGGCGTTATCGACCTTTACCTTAAGGAAAACTCCGATCTAAACAGATATTACGGCTTTGAGAGGGATCCTGCCTACTATAAATATATCAGCACTCATGATATATCCCTGCGCCTGCACCTTGTTTTTGAGGTTCTTGATATAATCTGCCAGGAACGGGAGAAGGATGTGCGCCTGTGGAAGTATCTGCTCAGGTATACAGAAGAAAACTACCGCAAGGTAACTCCCTATATACTCCACCATCTACTACAGGAGGCTGGCCTGTTCTTCGATCCATACGTATGTTCATCCTGTGGAGGGGAGGGGGAGTCAGGACATGTGTTTGATAACGAATTCATATGTTCAAATTGCGCAGGGAAGGGGATCTATATAAAGCCTGCGGTGCTTTTTTATATCCGAAGTATCCCAAAGAAGGAGATCTTCCGCAATATGAAGATCACGAGGGAGCAGGAGATAGAGCTTATCAGATTCTTCTGCGAGTACTGCCAGTCCGCCCTTGAACAGAAACTTAAATCCTGTCGTACGTTGCTGGAGCTTATATAA
- the mgtE gene encoding magnesium transporter, giving the protein MLTPRLKVTLESVRKLLRRNAKAPLEKMIAKLHPADIATIYSNLNDLDAKKLISNIKDKQLLADIVPELSEAEIIAMLAEKKPDDIAQIVEHMESDDAALVLRIIPDETSQSVLNIIGSGEMSEVEQLLSYQEYTAGSIMNTSYFSLCETMTVKEATKSLHNAENVDMVFYLYVTDEEGKLVGVISLRELILNSPDKKLEEIMTTDVIYVRDHEDQEDVAKIVEKYDLLAIPVVDDFHVLSGIITVDDVIDIIREEATEDIYMMVGSSDDELLMGHNSAKVAKVRLPWLIVTFAGAVLAGVVTSVFQNNMSNFAVLIPFMPIIMAMGGNVGSQSATILIRGLALGKVAKRDIFKVMMKEVRVGMIMGFVCGTLLGIIAPFWSGSPLLGVIVGTAMFAAMTIAAFTGTVVPTTLIKLNFDPAVASSPFITMLNDLIGLTIYFSVSMVLFNIFV; this is encoded by the coding sequence ATGCTGACACCAAGACTTAAGGTAACCCTTGAAAGCGTAAGAAAACTTCTCAGAAGAAACGCAAAGGCTCCTCTTGAGAAGATGATTGCAAAGCTGCACCCGGCGGATATTGCAACTATATACTCTAACCTGAATGACCTTGATGCAAAAAAGCTTATTAGCAATATAAAGGATAAACAGCTTCTTGCAGATATCGTTCCAGAGCTTAGCGAGGCGGAGATTATCGCCATGCTGGCAGAGAAAAAACCGGACGATATCGCCCAGATTGTTGAGCATATGGAATCGGATGATGCCGCCCTTGTTCTGCGTATCATACCCGATGAGACATCCCAGTCTGTACTTAATATAATCGGAAGCGGCGAGATGAGCGAGGTTGAACAGCTCCTCAGCTATCAGGAATACACCGCCGGTTCTATCATGAACACCAGCTACTTCTCCCTCTGCGAAACCATGACCGTTAAGGAGGCCACAAAGAGCCTTCACAACGCAGAGAACGTGGATATGGTTTTCTACCTCTATGTTACGGACGAAGAGGGGAAGCTTGTGGGTGTTATCTCCCTGCGGGAACTTATTCTGAATTCACCGGATAAGAAGCTTGAGGAGATAATGACGACGGATGTTATATACGTTCGTGACCATGAGGATCAAGAGGATGTGGCAAAGATAGTTGAGAAGTATGACCTCCTTGCAATTCCCGTTGTGGACGACTTCCATGTCCTTTCCGGTATCATCACCGTTGATGATGTTATCGACATTATCCGTGAGGAGGCCACCGAGGACATCTATATGATGGTTGGTTCCTCCGATGACGAGCTTCTCATGGGGCATAACTCAGCAAAGGTTGCAAAGGTGCGTCTTCCTTGGCTCATAGTCACCTTTGCGGGTGCAGTTCTTGCGGGTGTTGTAACATCGGTTTTCCAGAACAACATGTCGAATTTCGCCGTGCTCATTCCATTTATGCCCATCATTATGGCGATGGGGGGGAACGTTGGTAGCCAATCCGCTACGATCCTAATACGGGGGCTTGCTCTGGGTAAGGTGGCGAAGCGTGACATATTCAAGGTTATGATGAAAGAGGTCCGTGTCGGCATGATCATGGGCTTTGTCTGTGGAACGTTGCTTGGAATCATAGCACCATTCTGGTCGGGCTCCCCTTTGCTCGGAGTAATTGTCGGCACAGCGATGTTTGCTGCCATGACCATAGCAGCCTTTACGGGTACAGTGGTTCCCACAACTCTTATTAAGCTTAATTTTGACCCCGCTGTGGCTTCGAGTCCATTTATAACAATGCTCAACGACCTCATCGGTTTAACAATATATTTCAGTGTATCGATGGTGTTGTTTAATATTTTCGTATGA
- the era gene encoding GTPase Era yields the protein MSTFKSGFVSIMGRPNVGKSTLLNAMLGEKIAIVSNKPQTTRINVQGILNRPDSQIVFIDTPGYHSARDSINKMMVQQAVDSVEMVDIILLMVQPDEKKDGREFKNLVEILKGVNCKVFLLINKVDNYSKEDTFKAAEKFFPELDFAEVVPLSALRDKNVDTLVELIEKHLPEGEQMFDREEITTLPEKLLISEYIREQVFERLREEIPYNVMVETEKVEDVSEDRMEISASIIVNRESHKGMVIGKQGSMLKEIGTSARKNLEHFFGVKIHLQLWVKVRGDWQSNSEYLRIQGLSE from the coding sequence TTGAGTACATTTAAATCAGGTTTCGTATCGATAATGGGTCGCCCGAACGTGGGCAAATCGACCCTTCTTAACGCAATGCTTGGCGAGAAGATAGCCATTGTATCCAATAAACCCCAGACAACAAGGATAAACGTTCAGGGTATCCTGAACCGTCCCGACAGCCAGATTGTTTTCATAGATACACCCGGTTACCACTCCGCAAGGGATTCCATAAACAAGATGATGGTTCAGCAGGCGGTGGATTCCGTGGAGATGGTGGATATCATACTTCTGATGGTACAGCCCGATGAGAAAAAGGACGGCAGGGAGTTCAAAAACCTTGTGGAGATCCTGAAAGGTGTTAACTGCAAGGTGTTTCTGCTTATTAACAAGGTGGACAACTACAGCAAAGAGGACACTTTTAAGGCTGCTGAAAAGTTCTTCCCCGAGCTCGACTTCGCCGAGGTAGTTCCCCTTAGTGCCCTTAGGGATAAGAATGTCGATACACTGGTTGAGCTCATAGAAAAGCATCTCCCCGAAGGGGAACAGATGTTCGACAGGGAGGAGATAACAACCCTTCCCGAGAAACTTCTAATCTCCGAGTACATCCGAGAGCAGGTTTTTGAAAGGCTCCGTGAGGAGATCCCCTATAATGTTATGGTGGAGACCGAGAAGGTGGAGGATGTTTCCGAGGACCGGATGGAGATATCTGCATCGATAATCGTCAACCGGGAGAGCCACAAGGGTATGGTGATCGGTAAACAGGGCTCCATGCTCAAAGAGATAGGTACGAGTGCAAGGAAGAATCTTGAGCATTTCTTCGGCGTCAAGATACATCTTCAGCTTTGGGTTAAGGTCAGGGGGGATTGGCAGAGCAATTCCGAATACCTCCGCATACAGGGTCTGTCCGAATAA
- a CDS encoding hemolysin family protein, with product MELASIITCILLSGFFSGSETALTSLNELKIRHLMEENKRAKVLDLWLHHPNKVLNTILIGNNIVNILGSVLAAELVRKVFGDTQIALVTGVMTLAVLIFGEITPKTFAKHNAEKIAIYIMHVLKIFYTVFFPAAYLMNKFVVGLIKITGGKLDKGPQLTEEEIEFIINVGEKEGVLENGQKEMLQNIFEIGDMNLNEIMVPRTDVVAVSIDESFDSIMEKILEHEFSRLPVYQESIDNIVGVLNVKDLLKYMSKGLEGYELKNMLRQVFFIPGTKKIDEMLTEFQKSRSHMAVVVDEYGGVSGIVTLEDILEEIVGEIWDEYDEEESEVDVIDESTFNVDSMMDIDDFCERFNIEKTEEMEKYETLGGLIFDLAGRIPETGDVYEHAGYSFHILNIEDRKLGKVEVKRLGIGSPFPDEED from the coding sequence TTGGAACTTGCCTCAATAATAACATGTATCCTTCTTTCCGGTTTCTTCTCCGGCAGTGAAACAGCTCTTACATCATTGAATGAGTTGAAGATCCGCCATCTTATGGAGGAGAACAAGAGGGCGAAGGTGCTTGATCTATGGCTCCATCATCCAAACAAGGTTCTTAACACGATCCTTATCGGCAACAACATCGTGAACATTCTCGGCTCGGTACTTGCGGCTGAACTTGTGCGGAAGGTTTTCGGCGATACTCAGATCGCCCTGGTAACAGGTGTTATGACACTTGCCGTTCTTATCTTCGGTGAGATTACACCTAAAACCTTCGCCAAACATAACGCCGAGAAGATCGCCATATATATCATGCATGTGCTCAAAATCTTCTATACCGTTTTCTTCCCCGCAGCATACCTGATGAACAAGTTCGTTGTAGGGCTCATAAAGATTACCGGTGGAAAGCTCGATAAAGGACCACAGCTTACAGAAGAGGAGATCGAGTTTATTATCAACGTTGGTGAGAAAGAAGGGGTGCTTGAAAACGGCCAGAAGGAGATGCTCCAGAACATCTTCGAGATAGGGGATATGAACCTTAACGAGATCATGGTTCCCCGTACGGATGTTGTGGCTGTGAGCATCGATGAAAGTTTCGATTCCATAATGGAAAAGATTCTTGAGCATGAGTTTTCACGTCTCCCTGTGTATCAGGAGAGCATTGATAACATTGTCGGCGTTCTTAACGTTAAGGATCTCCTGAAGTATATGAGCAAAGGTCTTGAGGGGTATGAACTCAAGAATATGCTCAGGCAGGTTTTCTTTATCCCCGGCACAAAGAAGATAGACGAGATGCTCACCGAATTCCAGAAGAGCAGGAGTCATATGGCCGTTGTTGTGGATGAGTATGGCGGTGTTTCCGGTATTGTTACCTTAGAGGATATCCTTGAGGAGATCGTCGGCGAAATCTGGGATGAATACGACGAAGAGGAGAGCGAGGTTGATGTTATCGATGAGTCTACATTCAACGTCGACTCCATGATGGATATCGATGACTTCTGCGAAAGATTCAACATAGAAAAAACCGAAGAGATGGAAAAGTATGAAACGCTGGGCGGCCTGATATTCGACCTTGCCGGAAGGATCCCCGAAACGGGGGATGTCTATGAACATGCGGGCTACAGTTTCCATATACTTAATATTGAAGATAGAAAACTTGGCAAGGTTGAGGTAAAAAGGCTCGGGATAGGTTCACCTTTCCCCGATGAGGAGGATTAA
- the ybeY gene encoding rRNA maturation RNase YbeY has translation MMVDVLITDKTESGLDRELFTQLTKDTFRWIEADFMEAEVSILVTDDEEIAGLNSQYRNREGATDVLSFPLSDSARKYGGMLGDVVISADTARKQAESSGIDFVREIAFLYIHGLLHLLNYDHERGEEDEKEMFSIQEAILKDAVARGYVP, from the coding sequence ATGATGGTTGATGTCCTCATTACAGACAAGACCGAATCCGGGCTGGACAGGGAGCTTTTTACCCAGCTGACCAAGGATACCTTCCGCTGGATTGAGGCGGATTTCATGGAGGCGGAGGTCTCTATTCTCGTCACCGATGATGAGGAGATCGCTGGGCTTAATAGCCAGTACCGGAACAGGGAAGGGGCCACGGATGTCCTATCGTTCCCCTTATCAGACAGTGCCAGAAAGTATGGCGGAATGCTCGGGGATGTTGTTATCTCGGCAGATACAGCCCGCAAACAGGCGGAGAGTTCTGGTATAGACTTTGTACGTGAAATCGCTTTTCTCTATATTCACGGCCTTCTCCACCTGCTCAACTACGATCACGAGCGAGGGGAGGAGGATGAGAAGGAGATGTTTTCCATACAGGAGGCTATCCTGAAAGATGCCGTGGCAAGGGGATACGTTCCTTGA
- a CDS encoding PhoH family protein — MSENVTAKVSFKESVLPSVLGQGDKNLRSVRDAMNVRIAVLGGECTIEGKEEDVDRAVKLLEHLRNMAEKGELCESGVNDAIRMMENEESSVDVSGVLLESIKVGGRVKSVSPKSSTQMRYVQSIRDNDLVFGTGPAGTGKTYLAMAMAVHLFLHKKVGRIILTRPAVEAGENLGFLPGDIQDKINPYLRPLYDALYSMMNFEQVSTLIEKNIIEVAPLAFMRGRTLNDSFIVLDEAQNTTSEQMKMFLTRLGFRSKAVVTGDITQVDLPSNKKSGLILVRDILRGVPGINFVDFSQKDVVRHNLVQKIIEAYDRHEEQGK, encoded by the coding sequence TTGAGTGAGAACGTAACCGCAAAGGTTAGTTTCAAGGAGTCTGTTTTACCCTCCGTATTGGGGCAGGGGGACAAGAACCTTCGCTCGGTGCGGGATGCTATGAATGTTCGTATCGCTGTCCTCGGTGGTGAATGCACGATTGAGGGTAAGGAAGAGGATGTGGACAGGGCCGTTAAGCTCCTGGAGCATCTGCGGAACATGGCGGAGAAGGGCGAGCTTTGCGAGTCTGGCGTAAACGATGCCATAAGGATGATGGAGAATGAGGAATCTAGCGTTGATGTAAGCGGCGTTCTCCTTGAGTCCATCAAAGTGGGCGGAAGGGTCAAAAGCGTTTCGCCAAAATCAAGCACGCAGATGCGTTATGTCCAGTCCATAAGGGATAACGATCTCGTTTTCGGAACTGGTCCTGCGGGAACGGGGAAAACATACCTCGCCATGGCTATGGCTGTTCATCTATTTCTCCATAAAAAGGTTGGAAGGATTATACTCACAAGACCCGCTGTTGAGGCCGGCGAGAACCTTGGCTTCCTCCCCGGGGATATACAGGATAAGATAAACCCCTATCTGCGTCCATTATATGACGCACTATACAGCATGATGAACTTCGAGCAGGTTTCAACGCTCATTGAGAAGAATATTATCGAGGTTGCACCCCTCGCATTCATGAGAGGGAGAACGCTGAATGACTCCTTCATAGTCCTTGATGAGGCGCAGAACACCACCTCCGAGCAGATGAAGATGTTTCTTACACGCCTCGGTTTTCGTTCAAAGGCCGTTGTAACAGGGGATATTACCCAGGTAGACCTTCCCAGCAACAAGAAGAGCGGCCTTATCCTTGTTCGTGATATACTAAGGGGAGTTCCGGGGATTAACTTCGTGGACTTCTCCCAGAAGGATGTCGTAAGGCATAATCTGGTGCAGAAGATTATCGAAGCCTACGACAGGCACGAGGAGCAAGGGAAATGA
- a CDS encoding CBS domain-containing protein, which produces MPPEIPREKELIKTSEIKSAVITHKTPDFDAVAGACAARFLHGCDLVLTATSYEPNVDKFIKDHAESELPIRRLKDKEIEEIGSLDLLVITDCKLAERLGSLAVLAERAKKIIIYDHHPAHGMDMEGDESYVEELGASVTIIYKRIEEAGLEIPERLASLMALGIYEDTGLLTFKSTTPDDIRTAAKLLERGADLDYISEYIKRDLSREHVFVLNELLLNMMTMKFHGISVGVSQASVDKYLGEIAYLAHRIMDMEGMDALFIAVRAGERIVLIGRSRVDEVNASSVIYRFGGGGHPTAASSIVKDMTLHETMEKLRSVIREEVRPVRYAGDIMTSPVKSVPVTESFETAMDLFMKYNLNMMPVVENGLPVGLISRKDILSGMKHGLKGEPVNSLMQIEFETVEPDIPYYEAERVMLNNNQKMLPVVREGKLLGVITRTDLLRMMHEEISRMPRYMHGRTEGEGPARIRVIKSLLENRMSERITAILKEVGELASKMGYSAYLVGGVVRDLLMDRENMDIDIVVEGDAPKLAKRFAQSNGARVSEHFKFKTAVVIFPDDFRVDFATSRTEFYTNPAAAPEVENASIRNDLYRRDFSINAMAVKLNGEDFAQLLDFFGGQRDLKDGKVRVLHSLSFVDDPSRALRGIRFAVRFGFDIGPHTEKLLKHAVSLSLIDRIVGQRLFMELKYILSENAYIDALHMMKRYDLLRFFHPKVILDDAKLRRFDAVKRINGWYCFQFEDKPELWKARFAILFNELGWEDMKSLAERFELSPKLHDELIKSFFDMKSALGRLKKLDEPNPAMVTETLEVLDTEFILAAGAFMGEDFEWLLKEYFSVYRFVEPELDGNDLKSMGIPPSSMYGDIFEEIRRRKLNGTINNIEQEKELAMDIYRDRGDS; this is translated from the coding sequence ATGCCACCCGAGATTCCGAGGGAGAAAGAGTTGATAAAGACTTCTGAGATAAAGAGTGCTGTCATTACACATAAAACACCGGACTTCGATGCCGTTGCCGGAGCGTGTGCCGCAAGGTTTCTCCACGGTTGCGATCTGGTTCTCACAGCTACATCCTATGAGCCCAATGTTGACAAGTTCATCAAGGACCATGCCGAGTCGGAACTCCCCATAAGAAGGCTGAAAGATAAGGAGATAGAGGAGATAGGAAGTCTAGATCTCCTTGTTATAACCGACTGCAAGCTTGCAGAACGTCTCGGCTCCCTCGCCGTACTCGCGGAGAGGGCGAAGAAGATAATCATATACGATCATCACCCCGCCCACGGTATGGATATGGAAGGGGATGAATCATACGTGGAGGAGCTGGGTGCTTCCGTCACCATAATATATAAGCGGATAGAGGAGGCGGGGCTTGAGATACCCGAAAGGCTCGCCTCGCTCATGGCCTTAGGCATATACGAAGATACCGGACTGCTAACATTCAAAAGCACCACGCCCGATGATATCCGTACAGCGGCCAAACTCCTCGAGAGGGGAGCGGATCTCGACTATATAAGCGAGTACATAAAGCGGGATCTCAGCCGTGAGCATGTGTTTGTGCTGAACGAGCTTCTGCTTAATATGATGACGATGAAATTCCACGGTATATCCGTTGGGGTGAGTCAGGCCTCTGTGGACAAATACCTTGGCGAGATAGCGTACCTCGCCCACAGGATTATGGATATGGAGGGGATGGATGCCCTCTTTATTGCTGTGCGTGCAGGTGAGCGTATCGTTCTCATCGGAAGGAGCAGGGTGGATGAGGTAAACGCCTCTTCGGTTATATACCGTTTCGGCGGAGGGGGACATCCCACGGCGGCGAGCTCCATAGTTAAGGATATGACCCTCCATGAAACTATGGAGAAGCTCCGCTCTGTAATAAGGGAAGAGGTGCGGCCGGTACGTTATGCGGGGGACATTATGACAAGCCCTGTAAAGAGTGTTCCCGTTACAGAGAGCTTCGAGACCGCCATGGATCTTTTTATGAAATACAACCTTAATATGATGCCCGTGGTGGAGAATGGACTGCCAGTGGGGCTTATATCCAGAAAGGATATCCTTTCCGGCATGAAGCATGGTCTCAAGGGTGAGCCTGTGAACTCGCTTATGCAGATCGAGTTCGAAACGGTGGAGCCCGATATACCTTACTATGAGGCGGAAAGGGTTATGCTTAACAACAACCAGAAGATGCTCCCCGTTGTGCGTGAGGGTAAGCTTCTTGGTGTCATAACCAGAACCGATCTCCTTCGCATGATGCACGAGGAGATAAGCAGGATGCCCCGCTACATGCACGGACGAACCGAGGGTGAGGGGCCTGCGAGGATACGTGTTATAAAATCCCTGCTGGAAAACAGGATGTCGGAAAGGATAACCGCTATCCTCAAAGAGGTTGGGGAACTCGCTTCAAAGATGGGCTACAGCGCCTATCTTGTCGGCGGAGTTGTTCGGGATCTCCTGATGGACAGAGAAAACATGGATATAGATATCGTGGTGGAGGGGGACGCTCCAAAGCTTGCCAAACGGTTTGCCCAGAGTAACGGTGCGAGGGTGTCGGAGCATTTCAAGTTCAAGACCGCTGTCGTTATCTTCCCCGATGATTTCAGGGTGGATTTCGCCACATCCCGTACCGAGTTCTATACGAACCCCGCCGCCGCACCGGAGGTTGAGAACGCCTCCATACGTAACGATCTGTACAGGCGTGATTTCAGCATAAACGCCATGGCCGTAAAGCTGAACGGGGAGGATTTCGCCCAGCTTCTGGACTTCTTCGGCGGCCAGAGGGACCTTAAGGACGGTAAGGTGAGGGTTCTTCACAGCCTGAGCTTTGTGGATGACCCGTCACGTGCGCTCAGGGGAATACGCTTTGCCGTGCGCTTCGGGTTTGATATAGGCCCCCATACGGAAAAGCTTCTCAAGCACGCCGTATCTCTCAGCCTCATAGACCGTATTGTCGGGCAGAGGCTCTTTATGGAGCTGAAGTATATACTTAGCGAAAACGCATACATCGATGCGCTCCATATGATGAAGCGTTACGACCTACTCCGTTTCTTTCATCCTAAAGTTATTCTTGATGATGCCAAACTGAGGCGTTTTGATGCCGTTAAGCGCATCAACGGATGGTACTGCTTCCAGTTTGAGGATAAGCCGGAGCTTTGGAAGGCGAGGTTTGCTATCCTTTTCAACGAGCTGGGATGGGAGGATATGAAATCCCTTGCAGAGCGTTTTGAGCTCAGCCCGAAACTTCACGATGAACTGATTAAAAGCTTCTTTGATATGAAAAGTGCCCTCGGCAGGTTGAAAAAGCTTGATGAGCCCAACCCTGCTATGGTAACGGAGACCCTTGAGGTTCTGGATACTGAGTTTATACTGGCGGCCGGCGCTTTCATGGGCGAGGATTTCGAGTGGCTTCTTAAGGAGTATTTCTCGGTGTACAGGTTTGTTGAGCCCGAGCTTGATGGAAATGATCTTAAAAGTATGGGCATACCCCCCTCAAGCATGTATGGTGATATCTTCGAAGAGATACGCAGAAGAAAGCTGAACGGAACGATTAATAACATAGAACAGGAGAAGGAGCTGGCTATGGATATATATAGAGACAGGGGTGATTCTTGA
- the xerA gene encoding site-specific tyrosine recombinase/integron integrase — protein sequence MDKMRLIKAFKQYLYSELGLSENSVNAYIADTRDYLTKIEGESEEAQPGDIVEYMTKLRSEGLSVETIQRRLSGISQYFDFLIKERIKSSNPVSMITKPSKWGKLPEFLNFDEIDALLDAPDENFAAGYRDRTMLEMLYSTGIRVSELVNIKVANVDMRRGIVKVTGKGSKQRIVPIYQSLQERLETYLLIRREDFVKGDDPGYLFMNNRNGGLRREYVWVLVRKYCESAGITKKVSPHTLRHSFATHLLTNGADLRTIQMFLGHSSISTTEIYTHVSDDKARNVLEACHPRFRGRKS from the coding sequence ATGGATAAGATGCGTCTGATAAAGGCTTTTAAGCAGTATCTTTATAGCGAGCTGGGTTTGTCTGAAAACTCGGTTAATGCTTATATTGCTGATACCAGGGATTATTTGACAAAGATAGAAGGGGAGTCAGAGGAGGCGCAGCCTGGCGATATCGTAGAGTATATGACAAAGCTCCGCTCCGAAGGACTCAGCGTTGAAACCATACAGAGGAGGCTTTCCGGCATCTCCCAGTATTTCGACTTCCTGATAAAGGAACGGATAAAGAGCTCAAACCCTGTGAGCATGATCACAAAGCCCTCCAAATGGGGGAAGCTGCCGGAGTTTCTCAATTTCGATGAGATCGATGCACTCCTTGATGCACCCGATGAAAACTTCGCAGCAGGCTACCGCGACAGAACCATGCTTGAGATGCTGTATTCCACGGGTATACGAGTCAGCGAACTTGTTAATATCAAGGTCGCCAATGTTGATATGCGAAGGGGGATCGTCAAAGTAACCGGAAAGGGTAGTAAGCAGAGGATTGTCCCCATATACCAGTCTTTACAGGAGCGTCTTGAAACCTATCTGCTTATACGGAGGGAGGATTTCGTCAAGGGGGATGATCCGGGATATCTTTTCATGAACAACCGTAACGGAGGGCTCAGGAGGGAGTACGTCTGGGTGCTTGTGAGGAAATACTGCGAAAGTGCCGGGATCACCAAGAAGGTTTCTCCCCATACTTTGAGGCACTCCTTTGCAACACATCTGCTGACAAACGGCGCAGACTTGCGTACGATACAGATGTTTCTCGGGCACTCAAGCATCTCCACCACCGAGATATACACCCATGTCTCCGACGATAAGGCCCGAAACGTCCTGGAGGCATGCCACCCGAGATTCCGAGGGAGAAAGAGTTGA